In Acidobacteriota bacterium, a genomic segment contains:
- the miaA gene encoding tRNA (adenosine(37)-N6)-dimethylallyltransferase MiaA: MTTEAGRPWVVAVVGPTATGKSGLAVALAERLGGEVINSDSTAVYRRFDIGTDKVPQAERRGIPHHLIDVVEPTETYSAARFAIEARAVIDEVTSRGRVPIVVGGTGLYYRALTRGLFPGPARDVALRARLDRVADRRGVEFLHRWVARVDPPSAVRIMPRDRKRLVRALEVYRLTGRTLSSHFADTQSPLDPYEVVSVALHVPAAITAERVARRVDRQFARGVVDEVRAILADGVPETAHPFSGLVYRQILEMLHGVRGERETRELIVRENRRYARRQLIWFRKEPNLAWLEASGEAPATLDAAWAALRGRGMVR; the protein is encoded by the coding sequence GTGACGACGGAGGCGGGGCGACCGTGGGTCGTGGCCGTCGTCGGGCCGACGGCGACGGGGAAGAGCGGGCTGGCCGTGGCGCTCGCCGAACGCCTCGGCGGCGAGGTCATCAACTCCGATTCGACCGCCGTGTACCGGCGGTTCGACATCGGGACCGACAAGGTGCCGCAGGCGGAACGCCGGGGCATCCCGCACCACCTCATCGACGTCGTCGAGCCGACCGAGACGTACTCGGCCGCGAGGTTTGCGATCGAGGCGCGGGCGGTCATCGACGAGGTCACCTCGCGCGGGCGCGTGCCCATCGTGGTGGGCGGCACGGGGCTGTACTACCGTGCGCTCACGCGGGGGCTGTTCCCGGGACCCGCGCGCGACGTGGCGCTGCGCGCGAGGCTCGACCGGGTCGCCGACCGGCGGGGCGTCGAGTTCCTGCACCGGTGGGTGGCGCGCGTCGATCCGCCGTCGGCGGTGCGCATCATGCCGCGCGATCGCAAGCGCCTCGTGCGCGCGCTCGAGGTCTACCGCCTGACGGGCCGGACCCTGTCGTCGCACTTCGCCGACACGCAATCGCCGCTCGATCCGTACGAGGTCGTGTCGGTGGCCCTGCACGTGCCGGCGGCGATCACGGCCGAGCGTGTCGCGCGCCGCGTGGACCGGCAGTTCGCGCGTGGCGTGGTCGACGAGGTGCGCGCGATCCTCGCCGACGGCGTGCCCGAGACGGCGCACCCGTTCTCGGGCCTGGTCTACCGGCAGATCCTCGAGATGCTGCACGGCGTGCGCGGCGAGCGCGAGACGCGCGAGTTGATCGTCCGGGAGAACCGCCGGTACGCGCGGCGCCAGTTGATCTGGTTCAGGAAAGAGCCTAATCTAGCGTGGCTGGAGGCGTCGGGTGAGGCGCCGGCGACACTCGATGCCGCATGGGCGGCGCTTCGTGGACGAGGGATGGTGCGCTGA
- a CDS encoding phosphopentomutase — translation MPAPISRVIVVVIDSAGIGALPDAALYGDEGSDTLGNIARRVPLALPTLGGLGLGHLADLPGIPPVDRPRGAFATMAEASPGKDSVTGHWELMGLVLDRPFPVFPDGFPQEIIAEFERRIGRRVLGNVVASGTEIIDALGAEHVRTGSPIVYTSADSVFQVAAHEEVVPVAELYRFCEVAFELVSVGRGVGRVIARPFVGEPGRFARTANRHDFARAPTGDTLLDRLTAAAWPVVSVGKINDLFAGRGISRSRPTTSDAHGLDVVEEELASLDRGLLMANLVDSDTLYGHRNDTEGYARNLERIDARLAGLLPRLRDDDLFVVTADHGNDPTTPSTDHSREYVPLIATGAKVAAGCDLGCRSTFADLGQTLAELFGVPPLAHGTSMLSAMLRE, via the coding sequence GTGCCGGCGCCGATTTCCCGCGTCATCGTCGTCGTGATCGACAGTGCGGGCATCGGGGCCCTGCCCGACGCGGCCCTGTACGGGGACGAAGGCAGCGACACGCTCGGGAACATCGCGCGACGCGTGCCGCTGGCGCTCCCCACGCTGGGCGGCCTCGGGCTCGGACACCTGGCCGACCTGCCTGGCATTCCTCCCGTCGATCGGCCGCGTGGCGCGTTTGCCACGATGGCGGAGGCCTCGCCCGGCAAGGACTCGGTGACCGGCCACTGGGAGTTGATGGGGCTCGTGCTCGATCGCCCCTTCCCCGTGTTTCCCGACGGGTTTCCCCAGGAAATCATCGCCGAATTCGAACGGCGGATCGGGCGGCGCGTGCTCGGCAACGTGGTGGCCTCGGGTACCGAGATCATCGACGCGCTCGGGGCCGAGCACGTGCGCACGGGATCGCCCATCGTCTACACGTCGGCCGACAGCGTGTTCCAGGTCGCGGCGCACGAGGAGGTCGTTCCCGTCGCCGAGCTGTACCGGTTCTGCGAGGTGGCCTTCGAGCTCGTTTCGGTGGGGCGTGGGGTCGGGCGTGTGATCGCGCGGCCGTTCGTGGGCGAGCCCGGCCGTTTCGCCCGGACCGCCAACCGGCACGACTTCGCCCGTGCGCCGACCGGCGACACGCTGCTCGACCGTCTGACGGCCGCCGCCTGGCCGGTCGTGTCGGTTGGCAAGATCAACGACCTCTTCGCGGGGCGCGGGATCTCGCGGTCGAGGCCGACGACGAGCGACGCGCACGGCCTCGATGTCGTCGAGGAGGAGTTGGCCTCGCTCGACCGTGGGCTGCTCATGGCGAACCTGGTCGACTCCGACACGCTCTACGGTCATCGCAACGACACCGAGGGCTACGCCAGGAACCTCGAGCGGATCGACGCGCGGCTCGCGGGGCTGCTGCCGCGCCTGCGCGACGACGATCTGTTCGTCGTCACGGCCGATCACGGCAACGACCCGACGACTCCGAGCACCGATCACTCGCGGGAGTACGTGCCGTTGATCGCGACGGGCGCGAAGGTGGCGGCCGGCTGCGACCTCGGCTGCCGCTCGACCTTCGCCGACCTCGGGCAGACGCTCGCGGAGCTGTTCGGCGTGCCACCGCTCGCGCACGGCACGAGCATGCTGTCGGCGATGCTGCGGGAATGA
- a CDS encoding deoxyguanosinetriphosphate triphosphohydrolase, producing the protein MRGVREVLPASATIRLDLESREAQVLAPQAAFSARSRGRARPEPEDPIRPAFHRDRDRIVHSKAFRRLKHKTQVFFSPAGDHYRTRLTHTLEVSQIARTVARVLRLNEELTEAIALGHDLGHTPFGHAGERVLEALVPGGFNHCEQSLRIVDVLERDRRGLNLTWEVRDGIARHSKGKHGLPVGADLAHRASTIEGQVARVADIIAYVNHDIDDAMRAGILREADLPPVPVEVLGADGSQRIGRMVADVVHETLAGGLTEVRMSAEVLDATVALRGFLFEAVYENDIATAEFAKAEGILGGLWDKVRAQPDEFLDARTLEAEGLDAAARDFVAGMTDRFAVRLYERLFIPTPWVEIRA; encoded by the coding sequence ATGAGGGGGGTGCGCGAGGTGCTTCCCGCGTCAGCGACCATCCGCCTCGACCTGGAATCGCGCGAAGCGCAGGTCCTCGCGCCGCAGGCGGCCTTCAGCGCCCGGTCGCGCGGGCGCGCTCGCCCCGAGCCGGAAGACCCGATCAGGCCGGCGTTCCACCGGGACCGCGACCGGATCGTGCACTCCAAGGCGTTCCGCCGGCTGAAGCACAAGACGCAGGTCTTCTTCTCGCCCGCCGGCGACCACTATCGGACGCGGCTCACGCACACGCTCGAGGTGTCGCAGATCGCGCGCACCGTGGCCAGGGTGCTCCGGCTCAACGAGGAGCTGACCGAAGCCATCGCGCTCGGCCACGACCTCGGACACACGCCGTTTGGTCACGCCGGTGAGCGCGTCCTCGAGGCGCTCGTGCCGGGCGGGTTCAACCACTGCGAACAGAGCCTGCGCATCGTCGACGTGCTCGAGCGCGACCGCCGCGGGCTCAACCTGACCTGGGAGGTCCGCGACGGCATCGCGCGCCACTCGAAGGGCAAGCACGGTCTGCCGGTCGGGGCCGACCTCGCGCACCGCGCGTCGACCATCGAGGGGCAGGTCGCCAGGGTCGCCGACATCATCGCCTACGTGAATCACGACATCGACGACGCGATGCGGGCCGGCATCCTGCGCGAGGCCGACCTGCCTCCGGTCCCGGTCGAGGTGCTCGGCGCCGACGGGTCGCAGCGCATCGGCCGCATGGTCGCCGACGTCGTCCACGAGACGCTCGCGGGCGGCCTCACCGAGGTGCGGATGAGCGCCGAGGTCCTCGACGCCACCGTGGCCCTCCGCGGCTTCCTCTTCGAGGCCGTCTACGAGAACGACATCGCCACCGCGGAGTTCGCGAAGGCCGAGGGGATCCTCGGGGGGCTCTGGGACAAGGTCAGGGCCCAGCCGGACGAGTTCCTCGACGCTCGGACCCTCGAGGCCGAGGGTCTCGACGCGGCGGCTCGCGACTTCGTGGCCGGCATGACCGACCGCTTCGCGGTGCGGCTCTACGAGCGGCTCTTCATCCCGACACCCTGGGTTGAGATTCGGGCCTGA
- a CDS encoding DUF177 domain-containing protein, with product MTFDLSRLRDGERQHVDRHYAPAEVDTRDDEYSVAGDVDLSFDIERSGDHFRLSGRVAAGLELACSRCLEPFTWPVDAAFDLRYLPQSENVGDDEAEVEADDLQTAFYDRAGIDLGQLLREQFYLALPMKPLCRPTCQGLCPVCGTNFNVGTCQCPRRWDDPRLAPLAKLGPDRSDD from the coding sequence ATGACCTTCGACCTCTCCCGCCTCCGCGACGGCGAACGCCAGCACGTCGACCGCCACTACGCGCCGGCCGAGGTCGACACGCGCGACGACGAGTACTCCGTCGCCGGCGACGTGGATCTGTCGTTCGACATCGAGCGGTCGGGCGACCATTTCCGGCTCAGCGGGCGCGTGGCGGCCGGGCTCGAGCTGGCGTGCAGCCGGTGCCTCGAGCCGTTCACCTGGCCGGTCGACGCGGCGTTCGACCTGAGGTACCTGCCGCAGTCGGAGAACGTTGGCGACGACGAGGCTGAGGTCGAGGCCGACGATCTGCAGACCGCGTTCTACGATCGCGCCGGCATCGATCTCGGCCAGCTGCTGCGCGAGCAGTTCTACCTGGCCCTGCCGATGAAGCCGCTGTGCCGTCCGACGTGTCAGGGGCTGTGCCCGGTGTGCGGCACCAACTTCAACGTCGGGACGTGCCAGTGCCCACGGCGCTGGGACGACCCGCGGCTCGCGCCGCTCGCGAAGCTCGGTCCCGACCGGTCGGACGACTGA
- the rpmF gene encoding 50S ribosomal protein L32, producing the protein MPNPKRRHSKTRTAKRRTHDTLAPVPMSECPQCHEPKPPHRVCPTCGFYRGRQVRAVEES; encoded by the coding sequence ATGCCGAATCCCAAGCGACGTCACTCCAAGACCCGGACGGCCAAGCGCCGGACGCACGACACTCTGGCGCCGGTGCCGATGAGCGAGTGCCCGCAGTGTCACGAACCGAAGCCGCCCCACCGCGTGTGCCCGACCTGCGGGTTCTATCGCGGGCGGCAGGTGCGGGCCGTCGAAGAGAGCTGA
- a CDS encoding energy transducer TonB, with translation MYFDFEDYRPETPTLESAISRREGILLSVVVHAVLFAAVLFAPQLPFVQQMQERARELALARIEQQRQQAQADETRFVFVQPRLDTPAPAPPPRAFMSDQDRVTSSPERAPNPSNPLPFARGNSAEFVENQVAERPRGQGPDPDRPPSPATAESEAAGSNGNTGALAYDAGRGAAVSRREGESGLRPGGGALGEALRNLQRYTQDQSFENPQGGGAFGPAIQFDTKGVEFGPWIRRFVAQIKRNWFIPYAAMSLRGHVVITFNVHKDGRISDLQVVGPSSTEAFNNAAFNALVASNPTHPLPPEYPADKAFFTVTFYYNEQPPSP, from the coding sequence ATGTACTTCGATTTCGAGGACTATCGACCCGAGACGCCGACGCTCGAGAGCGCGATCTCCCGCCGCGAGGGGATCCTCCTGTCCGTGGTCGTCCACGCGGTGTTGTTCGCCGCGGTGCTCTTCGCCCCGCAGCTGCCGTTCGTCCAGCAGATGCAGGAGCGGGCGCGCGAGCTCGCGCTGGCCCGCATCGAGCAACAGCGCCAGCAGGCGCAGGCAGACGAGACCCGGTTCGTGTTCGTGCAGCCGCGCCTCGATACGCCGGCCCCGGCGCCTCCCCCCCGAGCCTTCATGTCCGACCAGGACCGGGTGACCTCGTCGCCGGAGCGGGCGCCGAACCCCTCGAATCCGCTGCCGTTTGCGCGAGGCAACTCCGCGGAGTTCGTCGAGAACCAGGTGGCCGAGCGGCCGAGGGGGCAGGGACCGGATCCCGACCGACCACCTTCGCCGGCGACGGCCGAGAGCGAAGCGGCCGGCTCGAACGGCAACACGGGCGCGCTCGCCTACGATGCCGGTCGAGGTGCGGCGGTGAGCCGGCGGGAGGGCGAGAGCGGGCTGCGCCCCGGGGGGGGCGCTCTGGGCGAGGCGCTGCGCAACCTGCAGCGCTACACCCAGGACCAGAGCTTCGAGAACCCGCAGGGTGGGGGCGCGTTCGGCCCGGCGATCCAGTTCGACACCAAGGGCGTCGAGTTCGGGCCGTGGATCCGCCGCTTCGTCGCGCAGATCAAGCGCAACTGGTTCATCCCGTACGCGGCGATGTCGCTGAGGGGGCACGTCGTGATCACGTTCAACGTGCACAAGGACGGGCGGATCTCCGACCTGCAGGTCGTCGGGCCCTCGTCGACCGAGGCGTTCAACAACGCGGCGTTCAACGCGCTCGTGGCCTCGAACCCGACCCACCCGCTGCCGCCCGAGTACCCGGCCGACAAGGCCTTCTTCACGGTGACCTTCTACTACAACGAGCAGCCGCCCTCACCCTGA
- the plsX gene encoding phosphate acyltransferase PlsX, translating into MGGDHAPGLLVEGAVWAARTEPVAVRLVGPAGDLARELARHPGSDALALDVIDAVEVIEMGDAPVAALRRKRRASIRVAAEALARGEAEAMFSAGHTGATLVAAHEWLGPLPGVDRPALAATVPTVAGAAVLVDAGANVACRPDHLVQFAVMGSVYASLALGVASPRVGLLSTGEEESKGNDLTREAHRRLKSAPVRFLGNIEACDIYTGRVDVIVCDGFTGNVALKVSEGLVEAVEQLLREELSRTFPTRLGSLMSQRAFHRFRRRVDYSEYGGAPLLGVGGVCLVGHGRSTARAVRNAIALAARFARDGLGPRLAAALSASGAAGVRTST; encoded by the coding sequence ATGGGCGGCGACCATGCGCCCGGCCTCCTCGTCGAGGGCGCGGTCTGGGCGGCACGGACCGAGCCGGTGGCCGTACGGCTCGTCGGGCCTGCAGGCGACCTGGCGCGCGAGCTGGCGCGCCATCCGGGAAGCGACGCGCTGGCGCTCGACGTCATCGACGCGGTCGAGGTGATCGAGATGGGCGATGCGCCCGTGGCCGCGCTGCGCCGCAAGCGCCGCGCGTCGATTCGCGTCGCGGCCGAGGCGCTCGCCCGGGGCGAGGCCGAGGCGATGTTCTCCGCCGGGCACACCGGGGCCACGTTGGTCGCCGCGCACGAGTGGCTCGGTCCGCTGCCCGGCGTCGATCGGCCCGCGCTCGCGGCGACGGTGCCGACCGTCGCCGGGGCGGCCGTGCTCGTCGACGCCGGGGCCAACGTCGCCTGTCGTCCCGACCACCTGGTGCAGTTCGCCGTCATGGGCAGCGTCTACGCGAGCCTGGCGCTCGGCGTCGCATCGCCCAGGGTCGGGCTGCTGTCGACGGGCGAGGAGGAGTCGAAGGGCAACGACCTGACGCGCGAGGCGCACCGGCGCCTGAAGAGCGCGCCGGTACGCTTCCTTGGCAACATCGAGGCCTGCGACATCTACACGGGGCGCGTCGACGTGATCGTCTGCGATGGGTTCACCGGGAACGTGGCGCTGAAGGTCAGCGAGGGTCTCGTCGAGGCGGTGGAGCAGCTGCTGCGCGAGGAGCTGTCGCGGACCTTTCCGACGCGTCTGGGCTCGCTGATGTCGCAGCGGGCGTTTCACCGATTCCGCCGCCGCGTCGACTACTCGGAGTACGGTGGGGCGCCGTTGCTGGGAGTCGGCGGGGTCTGCCTCGTCGGGCACGGGCGGTCGACGGCGCGGGCCGTTCGCAACGCCATCGCTCTCGCGGCGCGCTTCGCGCGCGACGGCCTCGGGCCTCGGCTCGCGGCGGCCCTCTCCGCGTCGGGGGCCGCCGGGGTGCGCACGTCAACCTGA
- a CDS encoding UbiX family flavin prenyltransferase has product MSAESVARARNIAVAVTGASGAIYAARTVAALLAQGCELDLVVTEYGRRLLRDEMGHDAAVERWPGFLADRWGDEVGRGSLRLHSNKDLGAKLASGSQRCEGMVIVPCSMKTLAGVAHGLSRSLVERAADVMLKEGRRLVIVPRETPLSLPQLRNMVACAEAGATILPAMPAFYQEPRTIDDLATFLAGKILSVLGFEHDLYPSWKG; this is encoded by the coding sequence ATGTCGGCTGAATCCGTCGCGCGCGCGCGCAACATCGCGGTGGCCGTGACCGGGGCGTCGGGCGCCATCTACGCCGCCCGCACCGTCGCGGCCCTGCTCGCCCAGGGATGCGAGCTCGATCTGGTCGTGACCGAGTACGGACGGCGCCTTCTTCGCGACGAGATGGGTCACGACGCCGCCGTCGAGCGATGGCCGGGGTTTCTCGCCGACCGCTGGGGCGACGAGGTCGGTCGCGGCTCGCTCCGGCTGCACAGCAACAAGGATCTCGGGGCGAAGCTGGCGAGCGGCAGCCAGCGGTGCGAGGGGATGGTCATCGTGCCGTGCTCGATGAAGACGCTCGCCGGTGTCGCCCACGGCCTGTCGCGCAGCCTCGTCGAACGCGCGGCCGACGTGATGCTGAAGGAGGGGCGCCGCCTCGTCATCGTGCCGCGGGAGACCCCGCTCAGCCTGCCGCAACTGCGCAACATGGTGGCGTGTGCCGAGGCTGGTGCGACGATCCTGCCCGCCATGCCCGCCTTCTACCAGGAACCCAGGACGATTGACGATCTCGCCACGTTCCTCGCCGGCAAGATTCTGTCGGTGCTCGGTTTCGAGCACGACCTGTATCCGTCCTGGAAGGGCTAG
- the ubiE gene encoding bifunctional demethylmenaquinone methyltransferase/2-methoxy-6-polyprenyl-1,4-benzoquinol methylase UbiE produces MPGPGRAPVSVDKHPAKIAGMFDAIARRYDLLNHLLSGGLDLYWRARAIRTLGFTGEEAVLDLCTGTGDFALAALRPRRRAARRVVGLDFSGEMLRVGQAKLRARRLSARAPLVRADAMRLPLADHTMDAATMAFGVRNVQDPDVACAEVFRVLRPGGQLAILEFSLPVRPWLRRLYLWYFRHVLPRIGRLISRHGDAYTYLPESVGAFFPPDAFAALVTRVGFSEVRAVPMTFGVVYLYTARKPR; encoded by the coding sequence ATGCCCGGACCCGGCCGCGCACCCGTGAGCGTCGACAAGCACCCGGCGAAGATCGCCGGGATGTTCGACGCGATCGCCAGGCGCTACGACCTGCTCAACCACCTCCTCAGCGGCGGCCTCGACCTGTACTGGCGGGCCCGCGCGATCCGGACGCTCGGGTTCACGGGGGAGGAAGCGGTGCTCGACCTGTGCACCGGCACCGGCGACTTCGCGCTCGCGGCGCTCAGGCCACGGCGCAGGGCCGCCCGCCGCGTCGTCGGCCTCGATTTCTCGGGCGAGATGCTGCGCGTGGGCCAGGCGAAGCTGCGCGCCCGCCGGCTGTCGGCCAGGGCCCCGCTCGTGCGCGCCGATGCCATGCGCCTTCCGCTCGCCGACCACACGATGGACGCGGCGACGATGGCCTTCGGCGTCAGGAACGTCCAGGATCCCGACGTCGCGTGCGCCGAGGTGTTCCGGGTGCTGCGCCCCGGCGGGCAGCTGGCGATCCTCGAGTTCTCGCTCCCGGTGCGGCCGTGGCTGCGACGTCTCTACCTGTGGTACTTCCGGCACGTGCTGCCGCGCATCGGGCGACTCATCTCGCGACACGGCGACGCCTATACCTACCTGCCCGAGTCGGTCGGCGCGTTCTTCCCCCCTGACGCGTTCGCGGCACTGGTCACGCGTGTGGGGTTCTCCGAGGTCCGCGCCGTCCCGATGACCTTCGGCGTCGTCTATCTCTATACGGCGCGCAAGCCGCGCTGA
- the hfq gene encoding RNA chaperone Hfq → MAQARESKGPSGSPNIQDVFLNYARRERLTVALRLMDGSDMEGRIKNFDRFAVIVEHNGADHMIFKHAIATIRSPRTVSNYFSSHD, encoded by the coding sequence ATGGCGCAGGCACGTGAGTCGAAGGGCCCGTCGGGCTCGCCCAACATTCAGGACGTGTTCCTGAACTACGCGCGGCGCGAGCGGTTGACCGTCGCGCTCCGCCTGATGGACGGCAGCGACATGGAAGGGCGGATCAAGAACTTCGATCGGTTCGCCGTGATCGTCGAGCACAACGGGGCCGACCACATGATCTTCAAGCACGCGATCGCGACCATCCGCTCGCCCCGGACCGTGAGCAACTACTTCTCGTCGCACGACTGA
- a CDS encoding amidohydrolase family protein: protein MRGCRAAWVVPVVGPPIEDGAVVWDAEAIADVGPAREVWARWGPQAGWAPLDEGGGGLVDLGARAILPGLINAHTHLELSWMRGLVPPAPSMCDWVRRLMAERAAGPRATGSARRHAGHVSVEAAIEDAVADLAASGTAAVGDIGNTTAAWGPLARSSMADGSVLFRELLGFRSPVPTWWPRLLRAEWLDRAIFRRVVARAAGREAPADPSGGLRAGLAAHAPYSVAPALFAEVGRAAAAQPPGWASVHLAESAEELELLADGTGPWRTLLEDLGVWTGDWRPPGCGPVEYLERVGFAHPRMVCVHGTQLGAADLERLAQWDATLVTCPRSNVWVGAGPPPVAAFFASGVTLAVGTDSLASNADLNLFSELAALRRLAPDISPRRLIEAATLGGARALGVEGRLGAIVAGARPALVAVDVPPGVADVEAALVSGIEPSRVHWLRDLVEP, encoded by the coding sequence GTGAGGGGCTGTCGCGCGGCGTGGGTCGTTCCGGTCGTCGGGCCGCCCATCGAGGACGGCGCGGTGGTGTGGGACGCGGAGGCGATCGCCGACGTCGGACCCGCGCGCGAGGTGTGGGCGCGATGGGGCCCGCAGGCGGGGTGGGCGCCGCTCGACGAGGGCGGCGGTGGGCTCGTCGACCTCGGGGCCCGCGCCATCCTGCCCGGCCTCATCAACGCGCACACGCACCTCGAGCTGTCGTGGATGCGCGGCCTCGTGCCCCCCGCGCCCTCGATGTGCGACTGGGTCCGGCGCTTGATGGCCGAACGGGCGGCTGGGCCTCGCGCGACAGGATCGGCGCGGCGGCACGCAGGCCACGTGAGCGTCGAGGCCGCCATCGAGGACGCCGTGGCGGACCTGGCGGCGTCGGGTACCGCGGCGGTCGGCGACATTGGCAATACCACCGCGGCCTGGGGGCCCCTGGCCCGGTCGTCGATGGCTGATGGGTCGGTGCTCTTCCGCGAGCTGCTCGGGTTCCGCTCGCCGGTACCGACGTGGTGGCCCCGCCTGTTGCGGGCGGAGTGGCTCGACCGGGCGATCTTCCGGAGGGTGGTCGCACGCGCGGCAGGGCGCGAGGCTCCGGCAGATCCGTCGGGCGGGCTCCGGGCGGGTCTCGCGGCCCATGCGCCATATTCGGTGGCTCCGGCCCTGTTCGCCGAAGTGGGGCGGGCCGCGGCGGCCCAGCCACCCGGATGGGCGTCGGTGCACCTCGCCGAGTCGGCCGAGGAGCTGGAGCTGCTGGCCGATGGCACCGGGCCGTGGCGAACCCTGCTCGAGGATCTCGGCGTCTGGACGGGAGACTGGCGGCCCCCCGGGTGCGGGCCCGTCGAGTACCTCGAGCGAGTCGGGTTCGCTCACCCGCGCATGGTCTGCGTGCACGGCACGCAGCTTGGCGCGGCCGACCTCGAGCGCCTCGCGCAATGGGACGCCACGCTCGTCACCTGTCCGCGCAGCAATGTCTGGGTGGGGGCCGGCCCGCCCCCGGTCGCCGCGTTCTTCGCCTCGGGCGTCACCCTCGCCGTCGGGACCGACAGCCTGGCGAGCAACGCCGATCTCAACCTGTTCTCGGAGCTCGCGGCGCTCCGCCGGCTCGCGCCCGACATCTCGCCGCGCCGGCTGATCGAGGCGGCCACCCTCGGTGGCGCGCGGGCCCTGGGTGTCGAGGGGCGGCTGGGGGCCATCGTGGCGGGCGCGCGGCCGGCGCTCGTCGCTGTCGACGTGCCGCCGGGCGTCGCGGACGTCGAGGCGGCGCTCGTCTCGGGAATCGAGCCGTCGCGGGTACACTGGCTGCGCGACCTCGTGGAGCCGTGA
- the ubiA gene encoding putative 4-hydroxybenzoate polyprenyltransferase: MERLRTYASFVRVGHTVFALPFALVGALLAARAEPLTPWRVWWILVAMVTARSAAMGFNRLVDARFDALNPRTTMRELPQGRMSRAEATWFVGVASVGFVVSAWQLGPICFALSPVALAIVFWYSLAKRFTWSTQFFLGLAMAVAPVGGWLAAGGGLGWEPVWLAVAIGTWVGGFDVLYACQDLDFDRTHGLRSIPVRFGVPTALAISRGLHVVTVGSLFALGHLAGLGAIYHAGVAAVALLLAYEQSLVRADDLSKVKQAFDLNGYVGVLYLLTTGVALYVG; the protein is encoded by the coding sequence ATCGAGCGTCTCAGAACGTACGCGTCGTTCGTGCGCGTGGGCCACACGGTCTTCGCGCTGCCGTTCGCCCTGGTCGGCGCGCTGCTCGCGGCACGCGCCGAGCCGCTCACGCCGTGGCGCGTCTGGTGGATTCTCGTGGCGATGGTGACGGCGAGGAGCGCCGCGATGGGTTTCAACCGGCTGGTCGACGCCAGGTTCGACGCGTTGAACCCCCGCACGACGATGCGCGAGCTGCCCCAGGGGCGCATGTCACGGGCCGAGGCGACGTGGTTCGTCGGCGTCGCGTCGGTCGGGTTCGTCGTCTCGGCGTGGCAACTCGGGCCGATCTGCTTCGCTCTCTCGCCCGTGGCGCTGGCCATCGTCTTCTGGTACTCGCTCGCCAAACGCTTCACCTGGAGCACGCAGTTCTTCCTCGGGCTGGCGATGGCGGTCGCCCCCGTGGGAGGATGGCTGGCCGCCGGCGGTGGTCTGGGGTGGGAGCCGGTCTGGCTGGCTGTCGCCATCGGTACCTGGGTCGGCGGGTTCGACGTCCTCTACGCCTGCCAGGACCTCGACTTCGACCGGACCCACGGCCTGCGCTCGATCCCGGTCCGCTTCGGCGTGCCGACGGCCCTGGCGATCTCGCGGGGGCTGCACGTGGTGACGGTCGGATCGTTGTTCGCGCTCGGACACCTCGCCGGCCTCGGCGCGATCTACCACGCCGGCGTGGCGGCCGTCGCGCTGCTGCTCGCCTACGAGCAGTCGCTCGTCCGGGCCGACGACCTGTCGAAGGTCAAGCAGGCCTTCGATCTGAACGGCTACGTCGGCGTCCTGTACCTGCTGACGACGGGAGTGGCGCTCTATGTCGGCTGA